A window from Branchiostoma lanceolatum isolate klBraLanc5 chromosome 9, klBraLanc5.hap2, whole genome shotgun sequence encodes these proteins:
- the LOC136441861 gene encoding zinc finger protein 84-like: MDELRRWLPVGESRPGNQNNSREDQTRDMCGYKEVKSTGLSANVGKHTSTSEKPLKCDQCGYSAAKKSALDLHMLEHRGQEPSMCRECGYRTAYKKDLAVHMRTHTGEKPYKCDQCDYSSAQKSGLDRHVMTQHTDEKLYMCEECEYRTGDRSTLATHRKKHTGEKPHKCNECDYATLWKNALDMHMARHTGEKPYMCEKCGYRTAYPSNLSVHMRKHTGEMPHKCSLCDYATARKDYLVLHIRKHTGEKPFLCEKCGYMTADKTCLTQHVKTHTGEKPYKCDQCDYSSAQKGHLDRHMAKHTGEKPHVCWECGFRTADKSSLPKHMRTHTGEKPYKCDQCDYSATQKNQLNRHMAKHTGEKPYACGDCDYRTADKSNLARHVKHHMAEKPFKCDQCDYSTVRQKTFEIHMARHTGEKPYKCEECGFRMADGSSLVKHMRTHTGEKPYKCNQCDYAATQKSQLNRHMVQHTGEKPYACGECNHRTADKSGLAQHLKQHMHGKAFKCDHCSYSTARKKILIRHMATKHTLK; the protein is encoded by the coding sequence ATGGACGAGCTAAGACGCTGGCTTCCCGTTGGAGAATCACGTCCTGGAAACCAGAATAACAGCAGAGAGGACCAGACAAGAGACATGTGTGGGTACAAGGAAGTCAAAAGCACAGGCCTGTCTGCTAATGTTGGAAAACATACAAGTACTAGTGAGAAACCcctcaaatgtgaccagtgtggctATTCTGCAGCAAAGAAATCTGCTCTAGACCTgcacatgttggaacacagggGTCAGGAACCTAGCATGTGcagggagtgtgggtacaggacggccTATAAAAAGGACCTAGCCGTACACATGAGGAcgcatacaggagaaaaaccctacaagtgtgaccagtgcgactactctTCAGCTCAAAAATCTGGTTTAGACCGACACGTCATGACACAACACACGGATGAGAAGCTCTACATGTGCGAGGAGTGCGAATACAGGACTGGTGATAGGTCTACTCTTGCCACACACAGgaaaaaacatacaggtgagaagcctCACAAGTGTAACGAATGTGACTATGCAACTCTATGGAAAAATGCTCTGGACATGCACATGGCCagacacactggggagaaaccgtacatgtgtgaaaaatgtggatacaggacggcgTATCCCTCTAACCTGTCTGTGcacatgagaaaacatacaggtgaaatGCCCCACAAATGTAGCCTGTGTGACTATGCTACGGCACGGAAAGACTATCTGGTCCTACACATAAGGaaacacactggcgagaaaccttTCCTGTGTGAGAAGTGTGGATACATGACAGCTGACAAAACTTGCCTCACCCAGCATgttaaaactcacactggtgagaaaccctacaaatgtgaccagtgcgactattcttctGCACAGAAAGGCCACTTAGAtcgacacatggctaaacacaccggtgagaaaccccacGTGTGTTGGGAGTGCGGATTCAGGACTGCCGATAAGTCTTCCCTACCCAAacacatgagaacccacacaggagaaaaaccctacaaatgtgaccagtgtgactattccgctACACAGAAAAACCAATTAAACCGACACAtggccaaacacactggtgagaaaccttacgcaTGTGGAGACTGTGACTATAGGACAGCTGACAAGTCCAACCTAGCTCGCCATGTGAAACACCACATGGCTGAAAAACcattcaaatgtgaccagtgcgactattctactGTGCGACAGAAAACTTTCGAAATACACATGGCTagacacactggagagaaaccttataagtgtgaggagtgtggattcAGGATGGCTGACGGGTCTTCCCTAGTCAAacacatgagaacccacacaggagaaaaaccctacaagtgtaaccagtgtgactatGCTGCTACACAGAAAAGCCAATTAAACCGACACATGGTccaacacactggtgagaaaccttacgcaTGTGGAGAGTGCAAccacaggacagctgacaagtCTGGCCTAGCTCAACATCTGAAACAACATATGCATGGAAAAGCTTTCAAGTGTGACCATTGCAGCTATTCCACTGCACGGAAAAAAATACTAATCCGACACATGGCTACGAAACACACACTAAAGTAA
- the LOC136441648 gene encoding zinc finger protein 665-like, translating to MEEPDSIFPVAVVFLPTEHPEINSGGDQTTDAGRQQEEKRESPYMYDYQETHCEGTTQSGYRINSTENQTTDTGRQEDKEEESPCEETHSEGSTQACHLCEECGYSTSCLENFSVHLRKHTDKNPNSCDMSESPHDEEMLGVGSTTASVQQHVPTDQVGKTMLELMDAQPSGDSTGKVYKCSRCCFTSTYMGIITEHVRVCTGEKPYKCFLCDTRFACKKNLDKHMTTHSTDKPNISQPMTDHSGENTGYKPFIYSCGQCDFRCDYKSQLSTHIQTHTAEKPYKCDQCNSCFICKSDLDRHIKTLHSGAKLYSFNFYKCEVCSFSTLSEQDLHQHVLKHMDFKPYVYSCEHCDFKCDYKSQLSTHMMTHTVDSFPYKCDHCGYASAKKYVLDKHMLKHTEPYVCWCGFRTADSSQLLKHRTTHTGELVYYNCEECDFSTSCKDILEQHKATHTVGKHQSDIPVEDSLEDQSDTHTDKKDYHMCGECGFLTQDRQTLSLHLSEHTSVRPDISDHTYAALPPSALNKHERDAHSSVERGLGSSVEKPYTCEDCGFTANDRHKLAIHRRRHTGEKPYLCDVCGHRCAHKSTLTHHMRQHTGEKPYKCDQCDYSAAHKNCLDLHMAKHTGHKPYKCNECGFRTANNKSLTVHMRRHTGEKPYHCDYCDFSAARKHTIDLHIATHNPAKYYECDKCEMRTVSKQYLKRHMAKHQENPYYKWNPSCYSRGNRNNRSKTFQKKSDDEDTSSSSSSEDEDIENYSDLDDNKQEEEEVYLEEDNEDEIDHDHDGDLYDFYGTQEIKVENVK from the coding sequence ATGGAGGAGCCAGACAGTATTTTCCCTGTTGCCGTGGTGTTCCTGCCGACTGAACATCCTGAGATAAACAGTGGAGGTGACCAGACAACAGACGCAGGAAGGCAACAGGAAGAGAAAAGGGAGAgtccatacatgtatgactatcAGGAAACCCACTGTGAAGGCACTACTCAGTCTGGTTATAGGATAAACAGCACAGAAAACCAGACAACAGACACAGGAAGGCAGGAGGACAAGGAAGAGGAGAGTCCATGTGAGGAGACCCACAGTGAAGGCTCTACCCAGGCTTGCCACCTTTGTGAGGAATGCGGATACAGCACGAGTTGTCTGGAAAACTTCTCTGTACACTtgagaaaacatacagacaAAAACCCTAATAGCTGTGACATGTCTGAGAGTCCACATGATGAGGAGATGCTTGGTGTAGGCTCTACCACGGCCTCAGTGCAACAACATGTTCCTACAGATCAGGTGGGCAAGACTATGCTAGAACTCATGGATGCACAGCCCTCGGGTGATTCGACTGGAAAAGTCTACAAGTGTTCTCGGTGTTGCTTTACATCCACCTACATGGGCATCATTACAGAGCATGTTAGAGTGTGcactggggaaaaaccctacaaatgtttTTTGTGCGACACTCGTTTTGCCTGTAAAAAGAATTTAGACAAACACATGACAACTCACTCTACTGACAAACCCAACATTTCACAACCTATGACAGATCATTCAGGTGAAAATACAGGCTACAAACCTTTCATATACTCATGTGGACAGTGCGACTTCAGGTGTGACTATAAATCCCAGCTATCCACAcatattcaaacacacacagctgaaaaaccctacaaatgtgaccaatgtAACTCTTGTTTTATCTGTAAAAGCGATTTAGACAGACACATCAAAACTCTTCACTCTGGTGCCAAACTATACAGCTTCAATTTTTACAAGTGCGAGGTTTGCAGCTTTTCCACATTGTCAGAACAGGATTTACATCAGCATGTTCTCAAACACATGGACTTCAAACCTTACGTCTACTCATGTGAACACTGCGACTTCAAGTGTGACTATAAGTCCCAGCTATCCACGCATATGATGACGCACACAGTTGATAGTTtcccctacaagtgtgatcatTGCGGTTATGCTTCAGCTAAGAAATACGTCTTGGACAAACACATGCTGAAACACACAGAGCCCTATGTGTGTTGGTGTGGCTTCAGAACAGCAGACAGCTCTCAGTTACTTAAGCACAGGACAACGCACACCGGAGAACTAGTTTACTACAACTGTGAGGAGTGTGATTTTTCTACATCGTGTAAAGACATTTTGGAGCAACACAAGGCAACACACACCGTTGGGAAACATCAGAGTGACATTCCTGTCGAAGACAGCTTGGAAGACCAGAGCGACACACACACGGATAAGAAAGACTAtcacatgtgtggggagtgcgggttctTGACTCAAGACAGACAGACTCTATCTCTTCATCTTAGTGAGCACACGAGCGTAAGGCCCGACATCTCGGACCACACTTACGCCGCCCTCCCACCTTCTGCACTGAACAAGCATGAGCGAGATGCACATTCTAGTGTTGAGCGAGGACTCGGTTCTAGTgttgagaaaccctacacgtgtgaaGACTGTGGATTCACAGCCAATGATAGGCATAAACTTGCTATCCATAGGAGAAgacacacgggtgagaaaccctacctGTGTGATGTATGCGGGCACAGGTGTGCACACAAATCCACCCTAACTCATCATATGAGGCAACATACCGGTGAAAAACCatataagtgtgaccagtgtgactactctgctgCACACAAAAACTGTTTAGACCtgcacatggctaaacacacagGTcacaaaccctacaagtgtaatGAGTGTGGATTCAGGACAGCGAATAACAAAAGCCTGACCGTACACATGAGAAgacacacgggtgagaaaccctaccatTGTGACTACTGCGACTTTTCCGCTGCACGGAAACACACCATCGACCTTCACATCGCCACCCACAATCCGGCCAAGTACTACGAGTGTGACAAATGCGAGATGAGGACGGTCAGTAAACAGTATCTGAAGCGCCACATGGCAAAACATCAAGAGAATCCATATTACAAGTGGAACCCAAGTTGTTACAGCAGGGGGAACCGAAATAACAGGTCGAAAACATTCCAGAAGAAGAGTGATGATGaggatactagtagtagtagtagtagtgagGATGAGGACATTGAAAATTATAGTGATCTTGATGACAATAagcaggaggaggaagaagtaTATCTAGAGGAGGATAATGAAGATGAAATTGATCATGACCATGATGGTGACTTGTATGACTTCTATGGTACACAGGAAATTAAGGTAGAGAATGTCAAGTGA